From the Spodoptera frugiperda isolate SF20-4 chromosome 16, AGI-APGP_CSIRO_Sfru_2.0, whole genome shotgun sequence genome, one window contains:
- the LOC118280735 gene encoding collagen alpha-1(I) chain isoform X4, with translation MIKEKEKGGGARLKDEPSDPAEPGHGSRPPSASLPTPAALKKEPDEPQHRVKLEPHSQSGGEDSTADLGVDGIKTEIDGLMDSDGDPTKSPSCELGGPGSLKSERLSSDSNDILDPQTGLRGPTNNLQDQNQNCRNPNGGPENMGSCRMGGGGGPMGPGVPMGSMSASEAQTLPSNVISKQAGSMEQSQIFVFSTLLANKGAESVISGQHHSIIAYHCAQPGTKKYLEKHPLKMGQFNKQSPAQWLNNLAMAKTRGGMRGGPNMMGGPNQMGHMMGGPMGPNMGPMGHGGMGHMGPNMMGPNRMGGPGGQMMMMKGGPGQMGQMGPGMGPMDGFPGGTPSCGVMDGLGADGEMPWDTKNPSVMSNGMANGPGSLPACSEAGPTPQDAPTSQASSDSGPDQPCQTGPKGVKIPDENLTPQQRAHREEQLATIRKMQQMLFPESGGNNPNQGPGDGSQAPNDINPPNSSANMNMSPFPPMSMGPNGPMGSGPNGPMVSMSNSMNSGPSCTMSGPMGPNGPMGGPMGPGGPMGPNGPMGGPMGGMGGPGGMGMGGHGSMGPNGMMGPNGPMMSGMGPNGPMGPMGPCGMKGIRGPCGGPDMKSGMCTDMHMGRGCGGPMGRMPNPMGGMGGPKPCMMGGPHMGPRMMPGPNLNAMNGGIMMDGSMMGGMVPHGDCGPDHHGMPVNGPMCDEYGRGRNMGPGDPGGLGPGVHKAGLRSPKSPASADIDWQKIQHQFFDDPKSMDNDMSTQVKSPCSERGGCLPPPPYGTSPLHRSASVPIDDRYSRSAATQSPGHGSVQMPMSAEASRAGSGLNSPAHCKPGPKNDAPEILEKLDEGVFVRTLQCLAAQQQKNQQGSSHGKEPSLMPVPSPQQISYLNQFEGQELTIQKQPNTSLKDNGPPSNSGGQTPQSNSNQKSPAGMMPGTPEPHGSLSEARAGRFSLEQSPGFNNPQTPTSAANTKCQDEKSRPSPQSNRSSQDSASKTPQRDTPNLSQGPYAPTSSSSSCAGSVKNSCSVASSGSVTTASGSMDDSMAGNNETTLSGGPNSTSLPGPFPGPCSMNRPDNIPINPNQGPNGPMTSTSSFDPISSLAQMSQQLTNTVGGGGPGPGGPMGPNGGNMGPFGSGPHHMQHHHSMHPHGHPHMMMNDLGCHMDNMGGPGMGGPMEGMMGGGDFPPDMNLSPKMGGGPMGGPMGPMGPDAAMMGPRMGGAGKMPPFNGANVQVKASAPNTIQYLPTRPQMPCNSGPRGPPSLDFLQRVTNPQMQMEGGKGGVPYFPGARAMDMEGSMRGVMRAPNMLRMPHHYPAGFNSPPKMPDPFGGPGPGPNPMCGPGFRGVKGGMGPGNVRMGSAQPLPPSMGGPGPGFKGQGFAVPSTADPTYAAQFHNFQQQLYATGSRAAQPHQTYPPYQPSK, from the exons ATGAtcaaggagaaggagaagggcGGAGGCGCCCGCCTCAAGGACGAGCCCAGTGATCCTGCTGAGCCCG GACATGGGTCGCGTCCGCCGTCAGCGTCGCTGCCGACCCCAGCGGCGTTGAAGAAAGAACCTGACGAACCTCAACACAGGGTCAAATTGGAACCCCACAGTCAGTCGGGTGGAGAAGACTCCACTGCCGACCTGGGAGTTGACGGCATCAAGACTGAGATTGACGGCCTTATGGACAGTGACG GTGACCCCACAAAATCTCCGTCGTGCGAACTCGGCGGCCCAGGCTCTCTAAAGTCGGAACGACTTTCCTCAGACTCAAATGATATATTGGACCCACAGACAGGTCTCAGAGGACCCACAAATAATCTCCAG gatcaaaatcaaaattgtcGTAACCCCAACGGTGGGCCTGAGAACATGGGGTCTTGTCGCATGGGTGGCGGGGGAGGGCCTATGGGCCCCGGTGTACCTATGGGCTCCATGTCTGCCAGTGAAGCACAAACACTACCTTCTAACGTCATCAGCAAACAAGCTGGCAGTATGGAG CAAAGTCAAATCTTCGTGTTCTCGACGCTGTTGGCTAACAAGGGGGCAGAATCCGTCATTTCGGGGCAACATCACTCAATTATAGCGTATCACTGCGCACAACCAGGCACTAAGAAGTATCTTGAG AAACACCCTCTCAAGATGGGCCAGTTCAATAAACAGAGCCCTGCACAATGGCTAAACAATCTCGCCATGGCCAAAACTCGAGGTGGGATGCGAGGCGGGCCTAACATGATGGGTGGGCCTAATCAAATGGGGCACATGATGGGTGGACCAATGGGCCCCAACATGGGCCCAATGGGTCACGGTGGGATGGGACACATGGGCCCAAATATGATGGGCCCTAACAGAATGGGTGGGCCTGGTGGtcaaatgatgatgatgaaaggtGGACCAGGACAGATGGGTCAAATGGGACCTGGGATGGGGCCTATGGATGGGTTTCCAGGAGGCACCCCGTCCTGTGGTGTCATGGACGGCCTCGGTGCTGATGGTGAAATGCCCTGGGACACC AAAAACCCCTCTGTAATGTCGAATGGCATGGCGAATGGACCCGGCTCGTTGCCGGCTTGCTCGGAAGCGGGCCCCACTCCACAAGATGCGCCCACTAGCCAGGCCTCTTCCGACTCTGGTCCTGATCAACCTTGCCAAACTGGACctaaag GTGTTAAAATACCAGATGAAAATCTAACACCACAACAACGGGCTCATCGTGAGGAGCAACTGGCCACAATACGCAAAATGCAACAGATGTTGTTCCCGGAAAGTGGAGGCAACAACCCCAACCAGGGTCCTGGTGATGGATCACAAGCCCCCAACGATATCAACCCACCAAACTCCAGTGCTAATATGAATATGTCACCTTTCCCCCCAATGTCCATGGGGCCAAATGGTCCAATGGGATCTGGACCAAATGGGCCAATGGTTTCCATGTCAAACAGTATGAACTCGGGACCGAGCTGCACAATGTCCGGCCCGATGGGCCCCAATGGCCCTATGGGTGGGCCAATGGGGCCTGGCGGTCCTATGGGTCCAAATGGCCCCATGGGTGGTCCAATGGGAGGTATGGGTGGGCCGGGTGGTATGGGGATGGGAGGGCACGGGTCTATGGGGCCTAATGGTATGATGGGTCCAAATGGACCTATGATGTCAGGTATGGGTCCAAACGGGCCAATGGGTCCGATGGGACCTTGCGGGATGAAAGGAATCAGAGGTCCATGTGGTGGTCCAGACATGAAGAGTGGCATGTGTACAGATATGCATATGGGAAGAGGATGTGGTGGACCAATGGGG CGTATGCCAAACCCCATGGGTGGAATGGGAGGGCCTAAACCATGTATGATGGGTGGACCACACATGGGACCTAGAATGATGCCAGGACCTAATCTCAATGCTATGAATG GAGGGATCATGATGGATGGGAGTATGATGGGTGGGATGGTGCCGCATGGAGACTGCGGACCAGACCACCATGGGATGCCCGTCAATGGGCCCATGTGTGACGAATATGGACGCGGGAGAAAC ATGGGTCCAGGCGACCCCGGCGGGTTAGGTCCGGGGGTGCACAAGGCGGGGCTGCGGAGCCCCAAGAGCCCCGCCTCAGCAGACATCGACTGGCAGAAGATACAACACCAGTTCTTCGACGACCCCAAGTCCATGGATAATGATATGA GCACACAAGTAAAATCACCTTGTTCTGAAAGAGGCGGGTGCTTACCGCCGCCGCCTTATGGAACATCACCCTTACACAGATCTGCCTCTGTGCCTATAG ATGACCGTTATTCACGGTCGGCAGCGACACAATCACCGGGACACGGGTCTGTACAAATGCCGATGTCTGCGGAGGCATCTCGGGCCGGCTCAGGGCTCAACAGTCCCGCGCATTGCAAACCAGGGCCCAAAAACGATGCACCAG AAATACTAGAGAAACTAGACGAAGGGGTGTTTGTCCGCACTCTCCAATGTTTGGCGGCGCAACAGCAGAAGAACCAACAGGGTAGTTCGCACGGCAAGGAGCCGAGTTTGATGCCCGTGCCGTCACCGCAGCAAATATCGTATCTCAACCAGTTCGAAG GTCAAGAGTTAACAATACAGAAACAGCCAAACACGTCACTAAAAGACAACGGGCCGCCATCGAACAGTGGAGGGCAGACACCACAGTCAAACTCAAATCAGAAATCACCCGCAGG CATGATGCCGGGCACGCCTGAACCTCACGGATCGTTGTCAGAAGCGAGGGCAGGCCGCTTCTCCTTAGAACAGAGTCCAGGCTTCAATAATCCACAAACACCCACCTCTGCTGCCAACACCAAGTGTCAGG ATGAAAAATCTCGCCCAAGTCCACAATCGAACCGGTCAAGTCAAGACAGTGCGTCAAAAACGCCGCAACGGGACACGCCGAACTTGAGCCAGGGACCTTACGCGCCGACGTCGTCGTCGTCATCGTGTGCCGGAAGTGTCAAGAACAGTTGCAGTGTCGCGTCCAGTGGGTCCGTTACTACGGCGAGTGGATCCATGGACGACTCTATGGCGGGAAATAATGAG acAACACTATCGGGTGGGCCAAACAGCACGAGTCTACCAGGACCTTTCCCTGGCCCGTGCAGTATGAACAGGCCAGACAACATTCCCATCAACCCTAACCAGGGTCCAAATGGGCCCATGACGTCCACGTCTTCCTTCGACCCTATTTCGTCTCTGGCGCAAATGTCACAACAGCTCACAAACACGGTGGGTGGCGGCGGCCCTGGCCCTGGAGGGCCAATGGGACCCAACGGCGGCAACATGGGACCTTTCGGATCAGGACCACACCATATGCAGCACCATCACTCAATGCATCCTCATGGACATCCACatatgatgatgaatgatttag GATGCCATATGGACAACATGGGTGGGCCGGGAATGGGTGGACCTATGGAAGGAATGATGGGAGGAGGTGACTTCCCGCCAGATATGAATCTTAGTCCAAAAATGGGTGGAGGGCCAATGGGCGGTCCCATGGGACCGATGGGACCTGACGCAGCCATGATGGGGCCCAGAATGGGTGGTGCTGGAAAGATGCCGCCCTTCAACGGTGCAAACGTACAAGTTAAAGCGAGCGCACCCAACACGATACAGTACCTGCCCACGAGGCCGCAGATGCCTTGCAACTCAGGACCGCGAGGTCCCCCCAGTCTGGACTTCTTGCAGCGAGTGACGAACCCACAGATGCAGATGGAGGGCGGCAAGGGAGGCGTGCCCTACTTCCCCGGCGCGCGCGCCATGGACATGGAGGGCAGCATGCGCGGCGTCATGCGCGCGCCCAACATGCTACGCATGCCGCACCACTACCCCGCCGGGTTCAACTCCCCGCCTAAGATGCCCGATCCGTTCGGCGGGCCCGGGCCCGGGCCCAACCCCATGTGCGGGCCTGGCTTCCGTGGCGTGAAGGGTGGCATGGGACCCGGCAACGTACGCATGGGGTCGGCGCAACCGCTGCCGCCGTCCATGGGCGGGCCGGGGCCGGGCTTCAAGGGGCAAGGCTTCGCGGTGCCGTCGACGGCGGACCCGACGTACGCGGCGCAGTTCCACAACTTCCAGCAGCAGCTGTACGCGACGGGGTCGCGCGCGGCGCAGCCCCACCAGACGTACCCGCCGTACCAGCCGTCCAAGTGA